A genomic segment from Flavobacterium sp. 9R encodes:
- a CDS encoding DUF983 domain-containing protein, whose translation MLKKGSKLNSILTGTCPKCQNESMYEDKNPLNLSKVLKMNETCSHCGLRYQIEPSFFYGSMYVSYALNVAVGVATFIVSYVFLGTSIKNSFFAILGSLIILFPWVLRWSRNIYINMFVSYDPLNSKK comes from the coding sequence ATGTTAAAAAAAGGATCCAAACTAAATAGCATTTTAACAGGAACTTGTCCGAAATGTCAAAATGAAAGTATGTATGAGGACAAAAACCCTCTTAATTTGAGTAAAGTACTTAAAATGAATGAAACTTGCAGCCATTGCGGTTTAAGATATCAAATTGAACCTTCCTTTTTTTATGGATCGATGTATGTAAGTTATGCATTAAATGTAGCAGTAGGAGTTGCGACATTCATAGTATCCTACGTCTTTTTAGGAACAAGTATAAAAAACTCTTTTTTCGCCATATTAGGTTCCTTAATTATTTTATTCCCTTGGGTTTTACGATGGTCGAGAAACATTTACATCAATATGTTTGTGAGTTACGATCCATTGAACTCAAAGAAATAA
- a CDS encoding ABC-F family ATP-binding cassette domain-containing protein: MLNIHNLSVSFGGSYLFEEVTFRLGAGDRVGLVGKNGAGKSTMLKILARDFAPDSGSIAQEKEVRMGFLRQDIDFEAGRTVLEEAYEAFTEIKIVEKKLEEINHQLVTRTDYESEEYGQIIEDLSDYTHRFELLGGYNYVGDTEKILLGLGFKREVFDNQTDTFSGGWRMRIELAKLLLQSNDILLLDEPTNHLDIESIIWLEGFLRNFPGVVVIVSHDKMFLDNVTNRTIEISLGKAYDFNKPYSQYLELRHEIREKQLATQKNQAKKIEETEKLIEKFRAKASKASMAQSLIKKLDKVERIEVDEDDNSVMSISFPVSKEPGKVVIEAENVTKAYGDKIILKDIDLLVERGSKIAFVGQNGQGKSTFIKAIVNEFKYDGNIKLGHNVQLGYFAQNQAEYLDGEITLLQTMENAATDTNRMKVRDMLGAFLFRGDDVEKKVKVLSGGERNRLALCKLLLQPINVLLMDEPTNHLDIKSKNVLKAALQKFGGTLLLVSHDRDFLQGMSNIVYEFKDQKIKEYLGDINFFLEQRNLENMREVEKKDVDKQASTKDNAKSKASYEDQKKHKALHNRLSKIESQIKQLEADIQHDDKMLASNYDKHIEDANFFIAYTKKKDELDQLLLDWEIVQEEIDNLS, translated from the coding sequence ATGCTTAATATACATAATTTATCGGTTTCTTTTGGTGGTTCCTATTTGTTTGAAGAGGTTACATTTCGTTTGGGTGCAGGCGATAGAGTAGGTCTAGTTGGTAAAAATGGAGCAGGTAAGTCAACAATGCTGAAGATTTTAGCTCGTGATTTTGCACCAGACTCTGGAAGCATCGCTCAGGAAAAAGAGGTGCGCATGGGATTTCTTCGACAAGACATTGATTTTGAAGCGGGACGAACTGTTCTTGAGGAAGCGTATGAAGCATTTACTGAGATTAAAATAGTTGAAAAAAAGTTAGAAGAAATCAATCATCAATTAGTTACTAGAACTGATTATGAAAGCGAGGAGTATGGGCAAATCATTGAAGATTTATCTGATTATACCCATCGTTTTGAACTTTTAGGTGGATACAATTATGTTGGCGATACCGAAAAAATTCTTTTAGGTCTTGGTTTTAAGAGAGAAGTTTTTGACAATCAAACCGATACTTTTTCTGGTGGTTGGAGAATGCGAATTGAGTTAGCTAAATTATTATTGCAATCTAATGATATTCTTTTGCTTGATGAGCCCACAAATCACTTAGACATTGAAAGTATTATTTGGTTAGAAGGTTTTTTAAGAAACTTTCCTGGTGTAGTGGTAATTGTTTCGCACGATAAAATGTTTTTGGATAATGTCACTAATAGGACAATTGAAATTTCTTTAGGTAAGGCTTATGATTTTAATAAACCCTACTCTCAATATTTAGAGTTGCGTCATGAAATTCGTGAAAAACAGTTAGCAACTCAAAAGAATCAGGCCAAAAAAATTGAAGAAACTGAAAAGTTAATAGAAAAGTTTAGGGCTAAAGCTTCAAAAGCTTCGATGGCTCAATCACTCATCAAAAAGCTTGATAAAGTAGAACGAATTGAGGTTGATGAAGATGATAATTCAGTGATGAGTATTTCGTTTCCTGTTTCAAAAGAACCTGGAAAGGTTGTAATTGAAGCAGAGAATGTTACTAAAGCATATGGCGACAAGATAATTCTAAAAGATATTGATTTATTAGTTGAGCGCGGAAGTAAAATTGCTTTTGTTGGGCAAAATGGTCAAGGAAAATCAACTTTTATTAAAGCCATTGTAAATGAATTTAAATATGATGGGAATATAAAGCTAGGACATAATGTTCAGTTGGGTTATTTTGCGCAAAATCAAGCAGAATATTTAGATGGCGAGATTACACTTTTGCAAACAATGGAAAATGCAGCGACTGATACGAACAGAATGAAAGTTCGCGACATGTTAGGTGCTTTTTTATTCAGAGGAGATGATGTTGAAAAAAAGGTAAAAGTGCTTTCTGGAGGAGAGCGTAACCGATTGGCTTTATGTAAACTTTTGTTGCAGCCCATTAATGTACTTTTGATGGATGAGCCAACAAATCACCTTGATATCAAGTCTAAAAACGTTTTAAAAGCGGCTCTGCAAAAATTTGGTGGTACTTTGTTATTGGTTTCTCATGACCGTGATTTTTTGCAAGGGATGTCTAATATTGTCTATGAATTTAAAGACCAAAAAATAAAAGAGTATTTGGGAGATATTAACTTTTTCTTGGAACAACGCAATTTAGAAAACATGCGAGAAGTTGAGAAGAAAGATGTTGACAAGCAAGCTTCGACCAAAGATAATGCAAAGTCTAAAGCGTCCTATGAGGATCAAAAAAAACATAAAGCTTTACATAATAGGTTAAGTAAAATTGAGAGTCAAATTAAACAATTAGAGGCCGATATACAGCATGATGACAAAATGTTGGCTTCTAATTATGATAAGCATATTGAGGATGCTAATTTTTTTATTGCCTATACAAAAAAGAAAGACGAACTAGATCAACTCTTACTGGATTGGGAAATTGTTCAAGAAGAAATTGATAATTTGTCGTAG